One Indicator indicator isolate 239-I01 chromosome 21, UM_Iind_1.1, whole genome shotgun sequence DNA segment encodes these proteins:
- the RTN4RL2 gene encoding reticulon-4 receptor-like 2: MPGDTAAPPWRSPGRGGSASGHPRVRPSEYTVLHGFCVGGAPRPRCHPRTPIPAYPVKVPGASPGPTASAWGDPEDPWCYLRMPSHAVGAHGVPGLAALLLAALAWVPSGAPTCPALCTCYVSPPTVSCQANNFSSVPAGLPPGARRLFLQNNIIRALRAGTFGPSTVTLWLYSNNISSIQPGTFRHLPALEELDLGDNPHLRVLAPDTFHGLRRLQALHLYRCQLASLPSGIFRGLHSLQYLYLQENGLLYLQDDLFADLANLSHLFLHGNRLRVLSAGVFRGLPSLDRLLLHANRLTTIHRHAFRGLARLTILYLFNNSLVALPGDPLAALPALQFLRLNANPWACDCRAQPLWAWFLRTRVSSSPVLCATPPHRRGTDLRQLRPPDFDGCPDEDEDEAGGGGVAVMGTPGRALGRPGTLPAAPPSAFYRDGLPPHDLRGSQPRPPPPSRDSRGPPEDTQCPQVPCTPPAAAAPCQPPTLLPLLTLLLLWL, translated from the exons ATGCCTGGGGACACGGCGGCACCCCCATGGCGCTCACCCGGTCGGGGGGGCTCAGCCTCGGGGCACCCCAGGGTACGACCTTCGGAGTACACGGT GCTGCACGGTTTCTGCGTGGGGGGTGCCCCACGACCCCGGTGCCATCCCAGGACCCCCATCCCGGCGTACCCTGTGAAGGTGCCTGGTGCATCTCCAGGACCCACGGCCTCGGCTTGGGGGGACCCCGAGGATCCCTGGTGCTACCTCAGGATGCCATCCCATGCTGTAGGTGCCCACGGGGTACCCG GCCTGGcggccctgctgctggcagcgcTGGCGTGGGTGCCCAGTGGGGCACCCACCTGCCCCGCGCTCTGCACCTGCTACGTCTCGCCGCCCACCGTCAGCTGCCAGGCCAACAACTTCTCCTCGGTGCCCGCGGGGCTCCCACCTGGTGCCCGCCGCCTCTTCCTGCAGAACAACATCATCAGGGCACTGCGGGCGGGCACCTTCGGGCCCAGCACCGTCACCCTCTGGCTCTACTCCAACAACATCTCCTCCATCCAGCCGGGCACCTTCCGCCACCTGCCCGCCCTGGAGGAGCTGGACTTGGGTGACAACCCTCACCTGCGCGTCCTGGCCCCTGACACCTTCCATGGGCTCCGACGCCTCCAGGCCCTGCACCTCTACCGGTGCCAGCTGGCCAGCCTGCCCAGTGGCATCTTCCGTGGCCTCCACAGCCTCCAGTACCTCTACCTGCAGGAGAATGGGCTGCTCTACCTCCAG GACGATCTCTTTGCTGACCTGGCCAACCTGAGCCACCTCTTCCTCCACGGCAATCGGCTGCGGGTGCTGTCTGCGGGAGTCTTCCGggggctgcccagcctggaccggctgctgctgcatgccaaCCGCCTGACCACCATCCACCGCCACGCGTTCCGGGGGCTGGCACGGCTCACCATCCTCTACCTGTTCAACAACAGCCTGGTGGCCCTGCCAGGGGACCCTCTGGCCGCCCTGCCTGCGCTCCAGTTCCTGCGCCTCAATGCCAACCCCTGGGCCTGCGATTGCCGGGCGCAGCCACTCTGGGCATGGTTCCTCCGCACCCGTGTCTCCAGCTCGCCGGTGCTCTGCGCCACCCCCCCGCACCGTCGTGGCACTGACCTGCGGCAGCTTCGGCCCCCGGACTTCGACGGCTGCCCCGACGAGGATGAGGATGAAGCTGGGGGCGGTGGGGTGGCAGTGATGGGCACCCCTGGGCGGGCACTGGGTCGTCCGGGCACCCTCCCGGCCGCTCCGCCCTCCGCCTTTTACCGCGACGGCCTCCCCCCCCATGACCTGCGGGGATCCCAGCCCCGGCCGCCTCCCCCGTCCCGCGACTCCCGCGGCCCTCCCGAGGACACACAGTGTCCCCAGGTCCCCTGTACCCCTCCGGCCGCCGCAGCCCCTTGCCAGCCCcccaccctcctgcccctcctcaccctcctcctgctctggctctgA